The Paraconexibacter algicola genome includes the window ACGGCGTGGACGCGCCGCTCCCCGACTCTGCTGACCCCTGCTCCCGCACCACGGAACCTCCGCTTCTCCACCGCGCTGATGACGCGGTGTCGCAGACCTTCCCAGCTTGATGACGCGCTGTCAATAGCGCTACTGTGGCGAGCGATGAGCGCCCCCGTGCACCGCACCCGACCGCGGCAGACGCCCGAGCAGACACGCAGCCAGATCGTGCTGGCGATGCTCGAGCTGCTCCGCGAGCAGCCGTTCCGCGAGATCGGGGTCGAGACGGTCATGCGGCGGACCGGCCACTCGCGCACGGTCTTCTACCGCCACTTCGAGGACATCCCCTCGCTCGTGCTCGCGGTCATCACCGAGGTCGGCGGGGAGCTCGTCGAGGTCGGCGCCGACTGGGCCGCGGTGGAGCGTACCTCCCCCGCCGAGGCGCGCGCCCGGCTCGAGCGGTTCGTGGACTTCTACGTGCGCCACGGCCCGGTCGTGCGCGCGATCGCCGCCGCCGCGCACCACGACGCGACCGTCGACGCCGCCTACGGGCAGATGGTCGAGGGCTTCATCGCGATGACGACGCAGGCGATCGAGGCCCGCATCGCCCGCGGCGAGCTCGAGCCGCTCGACGCCCCGGAGGTCGCGCGCGCCCTGGTGCGGATGCTCAACGGCTACCTCGGCGACGCCCTCGGGCAGGAGCCCTTCACCGACCGCGAGCGCGTGCTCGAGACGGTCTGGACGATCTGGACGAGGACCCTCTACGGCGGAGCGAGCGCATGACCCCGAAGGACCGCATCGAGCGCCGGCTCGTGCCCCGGCTGATCGTGACCCTGTCGACCGTCGACGCCCACCGGCGGCTGCTCGCGCGGCTGCGCCGGGCGCGCGGCGGGCGCGGCACCGTCGACCTGTACGTCGCCTTCGACGACCCGTACAGCGCGGTCGCGACGCTCGGCCTCGCCGCCCGGACGGCCGGCCGCCCCGCGGACGTGCGCGTCCACCCGGTCGTCGCCCGCGGGATCCCCGGCGACCCGGCCGCCGAGGCCAAGCGCAGCTACGCGGTGACCGACGCCCGGCGCCTCGCGGCCCGCGACGGACTGACCTTCACGCGCACCACGACCGTCACCCCCGCCGCGGCGGCGTTCCTCGCCCGCTGGACCGCCGCCGCGCCCGACGGCGCCGCCCGGCTCGCGTTCGCGGCCGACGCCATGCGACGGCTGTGGTGCGAGGACGTCGAGCCGACCCCCGACGCGTACGCGGACCTCCACGCCGCGCACCTCGGCCCGCCGCCGGCGGCGGCGCCCGAAGCGCTCCCCGCCGAGTCGGTCATGCGGCGGCGCGGCCTCTACGACACGCCGATCGCGGTCGTCCACGGGCAGTGGTTCTTCGCCCACGAGCGACTGCCGCAGATCGAGCACCGCCTCGACGAGCTCGGCTGGAGGGCCACCGCATGACGACCGTCCGCTTCTTCTTCTCGTTCCGCAGCCCGTACTCGTACCTCGCGGCACCGCGTGCGTTCGAGCTCGCGCGGCGCCACGACGTCGAGATCGACGTCCGC containing:
- a CDS encoding TetR/AcrR family transcriptional regulator codes for the protein MSAPVHRTRPRQTPEQTRSQIVLAMLELLREQPFREIGVETVMRRTGHSRTVFYRHFEDIPSLVLAVITEVGGELVEVGADWAAVERTSPAEARARLERFVDFYVRHGPVVRAIAAAAHHDATVDAAYGQMVEGFIAMTTQAIEARIARGELEPLDAPEVARALVRMLNGYLGDALGQEPFTDRERVLETVWTIWTRTLYGGASA